In the Candidatus Bathyarchaeia archaeon genome, one interval contains:
- a CDS encoding 50S ribosomal protein L18, with protein sequence MATGPSYRVAFRRRRQGKTDYQQRRGLVLSGLPRFIVRGSLRNMTAEIVKAEVGGDKVVAYAHSAELAKNYGWLGATGNIPSAYLTGLLCGFKALNQGVEQAVLDVGLHNPSKGSRIFGALKGVLDAGLKVPSDKAMLPDEKRISGLHVVEYAKLLSSNPEVYQKRFSAQISKGLKPEGLSAHFEQVKEKIVMSLKKSGPATERTQSESAVEKKEDEPEEEQ encoded by the coding sequence ATGGCTACTGGTCCAAGTTATCGCGTTGCCTTTCGCAGAAGAAGGCAGGGCAAAACCGATTATCAGCAACGTCGAGGTCTCGTCCTCTCGGGGCTGCCTCGCTTCATTGTGAGGGGTTCATTGAGAAACATGACTGCCGAGATAGTTAAGGCTGAGGTAGGCGGCGACAAAGTCGTTGCGTACGCGCATTCAGCTGAGCTGGCAAAGAATTACGGGTGGCTTGGCGCTACAGGAAATATACCTTCCGCTTACCTTACCGGTCTGCTGTGTGGGTTCAAGGCTCTTAATCAAGGCGTTGAGCAGGCAGTGTTAGACGTGGGCTTGCACAACCCGTCTAAGGGTTCTAGAATTTTTGGGGCTCTCAAGGGTGTGCTTGACGCTGGGTTGAAGGTTCCTTCTGACAAAGCTATGTTACCTGATGAAAAGAGGATAAGCGGCCTGCACGTGGTTGAGTATGCGAAGCTTTTGTCTTCCAATCCCGAGGTGTATCAAAAAAGGTTCTCCGCACAGATATCCAAAGGGTTGAAGCCTGAAGGACTGAGCGCTCATTTTGAGCAAGTTAAAGAGAAGATTGTCATGTCTCTGAAGAAGTCCGGTCCGGCGACTGAAAGAACACAGTCTGAGTCTGCTGTAGAAAAGAAAGAGGATGAACCAGAGGAGGAACAATGA
- a CDS encoding TATA-box-binding protein produces the protein MPKVKATINIENVVASATLKQRVDLNAVVKGYPGVEYRPEQFPGLVFRLKRPKTATLIFNSGKMVCTGAKSEKEARRAVMKVIKELKKSGIIIISKPELKIQNIVASASLGGMIDLEKSAYSLGRTMYEPEQFPGLIYRMDEPKVVILLFASGKLVCTGAKREEDVYLAVNKLHQRLEDEKLIYYE, from the coding sequence TTGCCTAAAGTCAAGGCGACAATTAACATAGAAAACGTGGTTGCATCAGCCACACTAAAACAGAGAGTTGACCTCAACGCTGTGGTTAAGGGATATCCAGGTGTAGAGTACCGACCAGAACAGTTCCCAGGCCTAGTCTTTCGATTGAAGCGTCCGAAAACGGCTACATTGATATTCAATTCAGGTAAAATGGTGTGCACCGGCGCGAAGTCTGAGAAAGAAGCGCGGCGCGCTGTAATGAAAGTGATAAAAGAGCTGAAGAAAAGCGGGATTATCATCATCAGCAAGCCTGAACTCAAGATCCAAAATATCGTGGCTTCAGCCAGCCTAGGTGGAATGATCGACTTGGAGAAATCTGCGTATTCGCTCGGACGCACAATGTATGAGCCAGAGCAGTTCCCAGGACTGATCTACAGAATGGACGAACCCAAAGTGGTCATTCTGCTGTTCGCAAGCGGCAAACTGGTGTGCACCGGCGCCAAGCGAGAAGAAGACGTATACCTTGCAGTGAATAAGCTACATCAGCGACTTGAAGATGAAAAACTAATCTACTACGAGTAA
- a CDS encoding 50S ribosomal protein L30, with translation MEQPAPRKCLAVIRVRGVSDIHRDIKETMNMLRLRRNCHATLIDDRPAYLGMLQKAQSYLAWGEISKETLKLLLTRRGRLVGNKKLTDEYAQKVGKKSLDELAEALVKGEIDFRSLPSVKPVFRLHPPTKGFKQKVKRSYQSGGVAGYRGEAVNKLLKQMI, from the coding sequence ATGGAGCAACCCGCGCCCAGAAAGTGTTTAGCAGTTATTCGGGTTCGAGGTGTAAGTGACATTCATCGAGATATCAAAGAAACAATGAATATGTTGCGTCTTCGAAGAAATTGCCACGCGACTCTAATAGATGATCGACCCGCTTATTTGGGCATGCTTCAGAAGGCGCAGAGCTACTTAGCTTGGGGCGAGATTTCGAAAGAAACTCTAAAGCTTCTGCTGACTAGACGCGGACGACTTGTTGGTAACAAAAAATTGACTGACGAATATGCGCAAAAAGTTGGCAAGAAATCGTTGGATGAGCTGGCTGAGGCTCTGGTCAAGGGTGAGATTGATTTTCGCAGTTTGCCCAGCGTCAAGCCAGTTTTTCGCTTGCACCCACCAACCAAGGGATTCAAACAAAAAGTCAAACGGAGTTACCAGTCTGGAGGAGTCGCAGGCTACCGAGGGGAAGCTGTCAACAAACTTCTGAAACAGATGATTTGA
- a CDS encoding 30S ribosomal protein S8 yields the protein MTAIDTLSNGLTTLMNNELRNKTSCVISPASKLLGRVLRVLQLSGYVGEFEFIEDGRAGKFKVQLLGRINKCGAIKPHYSVKTDGFENWEKSFLPAREMGVLVVSTPFGVVSHKEAKQKSVGGKLLAFVY from the coding sequence TTGACTGCAATTGACACATTATCAAACGGGCTAACCACATTGATGAACAATGAGCTTCGAAACAAAACGTCATGCGTGATTAGTCCTGCTTCCAAGCTTCTGGGGCGGGTTCTGCGAGTCCTGCAGCTCAGTGGCTACGTGGGTGAGTTTGAGTTTATTGAGGACGGGCGGGCTGGCAAGTTCAAGGTTCAACTGCTTGGTCGAATCAACAAATGTGGAGCTATAAAGCCACACTATTCAGTTAAGACAGACGGCTTTGAAAACTGGGAGAAATCATTTCTCCCGGCGCGTGAAATGGGCGTCTTGGTTGTTTCAACGCCTTTCGGGGTGGTTTCGCACAAGGAAGCAAAGCAGAAGAGTGTCGGAGGCAAGTTACTCGCTTTCGTGTATTGA
- a CDS encoding 30S ribosomal protein S17, with amino-acid sequence MATLALKKPKKSCDDQNCPFHGTLSIRGRVLNGVVITAKMDKTVVIRRDYQFYVPKFKRYERRHSHINAHNPPCLNVKEGQQVRIAECHPLSKTVSFVVVERTEEN; translated from the coding sequence GTGGCAACGCTAGCGCTTAAGAAACCAAAAAAATCTTGCGATGACCAAAACTGCCCTTTTCACGGCACCCTCTCGATTCGCGGACGAGTTCTCAATGGCGTGGTCATAACCGCCAAGATGGACAAAACTGTAGTCATACGAAGAGACTACCAATTTTACGTACCCAAATTCAAACGGTATGAACGAAGACACAGCCACATAAACGCACACAACCCACCGTGCCTCAACGTGAAAGAAGGCCAACAAGTAAGAATCGCGGAATGCCACCCCCTCAGCAAAACAGTGTCCTTCGTTGTCGTAGAACGAACGGAGGAGAACTAA
- a CDS encoding 30S ribosomal protein S4e, whose protein sequence is MGKKGGSRHLKRKPAPAFWPIHRKETVWTVKPNAGPHAIEHSLPLILVLREMLGLAKTRGEAVAILSQGNIIVDGTVEKNELFPTGLFDVISIPTVEKWYRVLPSEKGLTIHPISKDEAEFKLCRIENKTVLKSGNIQLNLHDGRNVTIKVKEASKPEEDVFNTLDIVKISLPDQEIQSHFKLVEGAPALIVGGKNIGKHGKIAAIESREAQKRRNALITIEDARGNRFQTTVEYVFVAGDVKPHVSLPEVA, encoded by the coding sequence GTGGGTAAGAAAGGCGGAAGCCGACATCTAAAACGCAAACCAGCGCCTGCGTTCTGGCCAATCCATCGAAAAGAAACCGTTTGGACCGTTAAACCCAATGCTGGCCCACATGCTATTGAACATTCACTTCCCCTGATACTTGTGCTGAGAGAGATGCTTGGCTTGGCGAAAACGCGTGGCGAGGCCGTGGCGATACTTTCTCAGGGAAACATAATTGTGGACGGCACTGTTGAAAAAAACGAGCTGTTTCCAACCGGTTTATTCGATGTTATTTCCATACCGACAGTGGAAAAATGGTATCGGGTACTGCCCTCTGAGAAGGGATTGACGATTCACCCAATAAGCAAGGATGAAGCTGAGTTCAAGCTCTGCAGGATTGAAAACAAAACTGTTCTCAAGTCCGGAAACATCCAACTCAATCTTCACGACGGCAGAAACGTCACAATCAAAGTTAAGGAAGCAAGTAAGCCTGAAGAGGACGTCTTCAACACTTTAGACATAGTCAAGATTAGCCTTCCAGACCAAGAGATACAAAGCCATTTCAAGCTCGTAGAAGGGGCACCCGCTCTAATAGTGGGCGGCAAGAACATTGGAAAGCACGGCAAGATTGCGGCTATAGAAAGCAGAGAAGCTCAGAAGAGAAGAAACGCTCTCATCACCATAGAGGACGCGCGTGGCAATCGTTTCCAGACCACGGTTGAATACGTGTTCGTAGCCGGTGATGTCAAACCCCACGTTTCTCTACCAGAGGTGGCTTGA
- a CDS encoding 50S ribosomal protein L6 — MRAVEAVKTIEVPDGVQVTINGRMVSVKGEKGELTRDFSGSPVGLQLEDKKIIVQANWPRKKEAALVGTVTAIIQNMIKGVTKGFTYKLKIVFSHFPIGVKVKGDKVSIENFTGERSPRFTKIMGAVKVSVKEDDVIVYGISLEDVSQTAANIERATKVKNKDPRVFLDGVFIYDKKEGMEL, encoded by the coding sequence TTGAGGGCTGTTGAAGCGGTTAAAACTATTGAAGTCCCAGATGGAGTCCAAGTCACAATAAACGGTCGAATGGTATCAGTGAAAGGGGAGAAGGGCGAATTGACCCGCGATTTCTCTGGATCACCGGTAGGTCTTCAACTGGAGGACAAAAAAATCATTGTGCAAGCCAACTGGCCTCGGAAGAAGGAAGCAGCTCTGGTCGGCACAGTAACAGCCATCATTCAGAACATGATTAAAGGCGTCACCAAAGGTTTCACGTACAAACTCAAGATTGTCTTCTCGCATTTTCCGATAGGGGTCAAGGTTAAAGGGGATAAGGTTTCGATAGAGAACTTCACTGGAGAGCGAAGCCCCAGATTTACGAAAATAATGGGTGCAGTGAAGGTATCAGTCAAGGAAGACGACGTTATAGTGTATGGCATCAGCCTTGAAGATGTGAGCCAGACAGCAGCCAACATCGAACGCGCAACAAAAGTAAAAAACAAAGATCCCCGCGTGTTCTTAGACGGAGTTTTCATCTACGACAAAAAAGAAGGCATGGAACTATGA
- a CDS encoding 30S ribosomal protein S5 yields the protein MMPRRGRGRGGRRGAREVRPSRRAETWVPRTGLGKMIQEGRISSVEEIFSEGQKIREPEIVDVLLPDIQEEVISINLVQKQTDAGEKSQFKAIVAVGNRDGYVGLGSGKAKQVRSAIEKAGVDARLNITLVRRGCGSWECGCGKSHSLPFQVRGKCGGVDILLVPGPRGLGIVASEAAKVILGLAGVNDIWTRSFGSTRTVPSFACAVFDALRKTYRLVTSSEWVR from the coding sequence ATGATGCCGCGCAGAGGTAGAGGAAGAGGTGGAAGACGAGGGGCACGTGAGGTGCGACCAAGCAGGCGCGCTGAGACTTGGGTGCCGCGCACAGGGCTCGGGAAAATGATTCAGGAAGGCCGAATCTCCTCGGTAGAAGAGATTTTTAGTGAAGGCCAGAAGATTAGGGAACCAGAAATAGTTGATGTTTTGTTACCCGACATTCAGGAAGAGGTTATCAGCATTAATTTGGTGCAGAAACAGACGGATGCGGGTGAAAAATCGCAGTTCAAAGCAATTGTGGCTGTTGGAAACCGCGACGGCTATGTTGGACTGGGCTCGGGCAAGGCTAAACAAGTGCGCTCAGCCATTGAAAAAGCGGGTGTGGACGCTCGTTTGAACATAACATTAGTTCGCAGAGGCTGTGGCAGTTGGGAGTGTGGATGCGGCAAGTCTCATTCGCTTCCCTTTCAGGTACGAGGCAAGTGTGGAGGTGTTGACATTCTGCTTGTGCCTGGGCCTCGAGGTCTTGGTATAGTTGCGAGTGAAGCAGCAAAGGTCATTCTTGGGTTAGCCGGTGTAAATGACATTTGGACACGCAGTTTTGGGTCGACGCGAACCGTGCCTTCTTTTGCCTGCGCAGTGTTTGATGCGCTGAGGAAGACATATCGTTTGGTTACTTCGTCGGAATGGGTGAGATAA
- a CDS encoding class I SAM-dependent methyltransferase — MEKNVYDESYFEGRNSNYWWTVGSYENLRRFSHWEEMMKLIQEFRRSGRLLDVGCAYGLLVNEAFKCFEAYGIDISRFAVKKSKEYCKGNISRASAVNLPFKDESFDVITLVDTLEHIPNFNDCLKDIARALKKGGILLLQLPNPLIWAHLCGNLGLEDETHINNFRLEQWQKILPKYGLKAEKCFGFIAYAFKKTRFFVKSERAASLFPELWIIAKK; from the coding sequence GTGGAAAAGAATGTTTATGACGAATCCTACTTCGAAGGCAGAAACTCCAATTATTGGTGGACGGTTGGAAGCTACGAAAACTTGAGACGATTTTCCCACTGGGAAGAAATGATGAAGCTTATACAAGAGTTTAGGAGGAGTGGCAGGTTACTAGACGTTGGGTGCGCCTATGGCTTGCTCGTAAACGAGGCCTTCAAATGCTTTGAAGCTTATGGAATAGACATATCTCGCTTTGCTGTCAAGAAATCGAAAGAATACTGCAAAGGAAATATTTCAAGAGCTTCAGCGGTTAATCTTCCTTTCAAGGACGAGTCATTCGACGTCATAACCCTTGTAGACACGTTAGAGCATATACCAAATTTCAACGATTGCTTAAAGGACATTGCAAGAGCACTCAAAAAAGGTGGAATCCTATTGCTTCAGTTGCCTAACCCTCTGATTTGGGCACACCTTTGCGGGAACCTAGGACTGGAAGATGAGACACACATAAACAACTTCCGACTTGAGCAATGGCAGAAAATCTTGCCAAAGTACGGGCTCAAAGCGGAAAAATGCTTTGGGTTCATTGCCTATGCCTTCAAAAAAACGAGGTTCTTTGTAAAGTCGGAGAGAGCTGCGTCATTGTTTCCAGAATTATGGATAATTGCCAAGAAGTAG
- a CDS encoding serine/threonine protein kinase: protein MQPSQILSLKQLRDKKYAAVLCYPHYNREQASRRIRELMKLGVTALEFTGGKTAFNIPILGKGNVGLVVIAHLKTGRVALKIRRVDADRKEMKHETDMLIKANSIGVGPRFLGSSDNFLIMEFIEGKLLPQWIMQLKERSVKARVRKVLRDVLEQGWRMDQAGLDHGELSHAPKHIIIDANDKAHVVDFETASVLRRTSNVTSLCQYLFMKSQLAKNVRRRFRGIDLEELVVALRKYKQQPSRQSFNKILKKCELA, encoded by the coding sequence TTGCAGCCCTCACAAATCCTATCTCTGAAGCAACTACGAGACAAAAAATATGCAGCTGTTTTGTGCTATCCGCATTACAACCGCGAGCAGGCATCTAGGCGAATTCGAGAGCTGATGAAACTAGGCGTCACAGCATTGGAATTCACAGGGGGGAAGACAGCGTTCAACATCCCCATTTTGGGAAAAGGCAATGTGGGCTTGGTGGTGATCGCCCACCTCAAAACTGGCAGAGTTGCTTTGAAGATTCGCCGAGTTGACGCAGATCGGAAAGAAATGAAGCATGAAACAGATATGCTAATCAAAGCAAACAGCATCGGCGTAGGTCCACGCTTTCTTGGTTCGAGTGACAATTTTCTAATCATGGAATTCATCGAAGGCAAGCTTCTGCCACAATGGATCATGCAGTTGAAGGAAAGAAGCGTCAAAGCCCGTGTTAGAAAAGTTTTACGTGACGTTCTAGAACAAGGTTGGAGAATGGATCAAGCAGGTCTTGACCACGGCGAATTAAGCCATGCACCGAAACACATCATCATCGATGCCAACGATAAGGCGCATGTCGTAGATTTTGAAACAGCCAGCGTACTACGCAGAACATCGAATGTCACTTCACTTTGCCAGTATCTCTTCATGAAAAGTCAATTGGCAAAGAACGTGCGCCGCAGATTTCGCGGGATAGACCTGGAGGAACTAGTTGTTGCCCTTAGAAAGTATAAACAGCAACCGAGTAGACAAAGCTTTAACAAGATCCTCAAGAAATGCGAACTGGCATGA
- a CDS encoding alanine--glyoxylate aminotransferase family protein, which produces MEMERERQLIMLPGPTNVPDRVMLAMMRPMINHRGPEFAALLDSVTEGLKYVFETKEDVYVLTSSGTGAVECAISNVVDPGDKVIVPVFGFFSERLKDKVAHHGGKVVEIPVEWGKAPTTEQIETAIRKEKDVKLIAVVHNETSTGVTVHDLPEMAQVAVENNALLMADSISILGGDHLPVDKWEIDLCVTGSQKCLAIPPGLAMISVGKRAWEAIEKKKVKPPYYFALPSIRDHWLRKETPFTPAISLYYALNESLKMIREEGLEKRFQRHATCAKAFYAGFEALGLKPFAAEHVRSNTVVTVSSPYGVDVNKVREIMKERYKVVIAGGLGKIRQSILRVGCMGAISEVEVLTTINALGNTLTDLNHPVQLGAANEAAKHLFR; this is translated from the coding sequence ATGGAAATGGAAAGAGAAAGACAGCTAATCATGTTGCCAGGTCCGACCAACGTGCCTGATCGTGTTATGCTAGCTATGATGAGACCGATGATCAATCATCGTGGACCAGAGTTCGCAGCTTTGCTTGATAGCGTTACTGAAGGGTTAAAGTACGTTTTCGAAACTAAGGAAGACGTATATGTGTTGACTTCATCGGGAACCGGCGCTGTTGAATGCGCAATAAGCAACGTTGTCGATCCTGGTGACAAAGTAATTGTACCAGTTTTTGGATTTTTCAGCGAGCGACTCAAAGATAAAGTCGCACACCACGGTGGAAAAGTTGTCGAAATCCCAGTTGAATGGGGAAAAGCGCCCACAACAGAGCAGATTGAAACCGCAATCAGGAAAGAGAAAGATGTTAAACTCATAGCCGTGGTGCACAATGAAACCTCTACTGGTGTTACAGTCCACGACTTGCCAGAGATGGCGCAAGTAGCTGTAGAAAACAATGCGTTACTGATGGCTGATTCAATTTCAATTTTGGGCGGCGACCACCTTCCAGTTGACAAATGGGAAATAGACTTGTGTGTGACTGGAAGTCAGAAATGCCTAGCAATTCCACCTGGGCTAGCTATGATTTCAGTTGGCAAACGAGCTTGGGAGGCTATTGAGAAGAAAAAGGTCAAGCCGCCTTACTACTTTGCTTTGCCCTCAATTCGAGACCACTGGTTGAGAAAGGAGACGCCATTTACTCCGGCAATATCATTGTATTATGCCTTAAACGAATCCTTGAAAATGATACGAGAAGAAGGTCTGGAGAAACGCTTTCAACGCCACGCAACATGCGCCAAAGCTTTTTACGCTGGGTTTGAAGCCTTAGGGTTGAAGCCCTTCGCCGCAGAACACGTGCGGTCCAACACTGTAGTGACTGTCTCATCGCCATATGGAGTTGACGTGAACAAAGTTAGGGAAATCATGAAGGAGCGATACAAGGTGGTCATTGCAGGCGGGTTAGGTAAGATTCGCCAGTCGATCCTGCGCGTCGGGTGCATGGGAGCAATCTCTGAAGTTGAAGTCCTAACCACAATCAACGCTTTGGGAAACACATTAACAGACCTTAACCACCCAGTCCAACTCGGAGCTGCAAACGAAGCTGCCAAACATCTTTTCCGATGA
- a CDS encoding glycosyltransferase, giving the protein MPTYCEEQNIERCLQSIRRQVFEEGRIEIIVVDSNSPDNTRAIAQKYADKVMNLKKRGVSKARNVGAQKAKSEILLFLDADTILDFGFIAEIYKILADSNVVCAVGTMAGLERSKTIDNLFKFAHYGLVNCVSAVTAHLGFPFFPTVCCACKKSAFHRIGGFDEGLAIAEDLIFSLKMGKVGKCLVSRRAKAYTSLRRVMKNGRMKNYYVYFRNYFQVFVLNKKPWIQDFPHTSEI; this is encoded by the coding sequence ATACCCACATACTGCGAAGAGCAAAACATAGAACGCTGCCTGCAAAGTATTAGAAGGCAAGTGTTCGAAGAGGGCAGAATCGAGATAATCGTTGTAGACAGCAATAGCCCTGACAATACGAGGGCTATCGCCCAAAAATACGCGGACAAAGTCATGAACTTGAAGAAACGTGGCGTAAGCAAAGCCAGAAACGTTGGAGCTCAAAAAGCGAAAAGCGAAATACTGCTCTTTCTAGACGCGGACACCATTTTAGATTTTGGATTCATAGCCGAAATCTACAAGATTCTAGCCGATTCCAACGTTGTCTGCGCAGTCGGCACAATGGCAGGCCTTGAAAGGTCTAAGACAATCGACAATCTGTTCAAGTTTGCGCACTATGGCCTTGTGAACTGTGTATCAGCAGTAACTGCTCACTTGGGCTTCCCCTTCTTTCCAACCGTGTGTTGCGCCTGCAAAAAATCTGCGTTTCATAGGATCGGCGGGTTTGACGAAGGCCTAGCGATCGCTGAAGATTTGATTTTCTCCTTGAAAATGGGCAAAGTTGGAAAATGTCTTGTTAGCCGGAGAGCTAAAGCCTACACGTCCTTAAGACGGGTGATGAAGAATGGGCGGATGAAAAACTACTACGTGTATTTTAGAAACTACTTCCAAGTCTTCGTCCTAAACAAGAAACCTTGGATACAAGATTTCCCACATACTTCGGAAATCTAA
- a CDS encoding 50S ribosomal protein L19e: MSLKSQRRLAAQLLKVGANRVWIDPNRIEDVEVAITRSEIRKLIHESVIRQLPASGVSRARARDLHEKKKKGLRRGPGTKEGSSRAKITKKDAWMLRIRALRRKMKEWKATRTIAEDSYRHLYAVAGSGAFGSIADMERYAKAHGMWRKR; this comes from the coding sequence TTGAGTCTCAAGAGTCAACGACGTCTGGCCGCTCAGCTCCTCAAAGTGGGCGCAAACAGAGTTTGGATTGATCCCAATCGCATTGAAGATGTTGAAGTAGCCATCACGCGCAGTGAGATCAGAAAGCTAATTCATGAAAGCGTCATAAGACAGCTACCCGCTAGCGGTGTAAGTCGTGCTCGCGCAAGGGACCTACACGAAAAGAAAAAAAAGGGGTTGCGTCGCGGGCCGGGAACAAAAGAGGGCTCCAGTCGAGCGAAGATTACTAAAAAAGATGCTTGGATGCTGAGGATTCGTGCGTTGAGGAGAAAAATGAAGGAGTGGAAGGCTACCCGCACTATAGCAGAAGACAGTTATCGTCACTTGTATGCAGTGGCTGGCAGTGGAGCGTTTGGTTCAATAGCTGACATGGAACGCTATGCTAAAGCTCATGGAATGTGGAGGAAACGGTAA
- the rplX gene encoding 50S ribosomal protein L24 — translation MKTVQPRKQHRMLFQAPSHIRYRLFSAPLSSALKATHKVNSVPVRSGDTVRIMRGDKKGVEGKVSRIDRSSYRLFVEGVTREKVDGSAVQVPIHPSKVMITSLNLDDKWRRDSLKVEAPKEPEKPAEEPKKERRKRKPRQAPSEKPKAPRKRKVKKSEKKKEGEAESG, via the coding sequence ATGAAAACCGTACAGCCCAGAAAACAACACAGAATGTTGTTTCAAGCGCCTTCACACATACGCTACAGGCTTTTCTCAGCGCCTCTTTCCTCTGCACTGAAGGCTACTCATAAAGTGAACTCTGTCCCAGTTAGATCAGGTGACACGGTCAGGATTATGCGGGGCGACAAGAAAGGAGTCGAAGGCAAAGTCTCACGCATTGATCGAAGCAGTTACCGACTATTTGTTGAGGGCGTGACCAGAGAGAAAGTTGATGGATCCGCCGTCCAAGTCCCGATTCATCCATCCAAAGTCATGATCACAAGCCTGAACTTAGATGATAAATGGCGACGAGACTCCCTGAAGGTTGAAGCACCAAAAGAACCTGAAAAACCAGCTGAAGAACCCAAAAAAGAGCGAAGAAAGAGAAAGCCACGGCAGGCACCTTCAGAAAAGCCAAAGGCGCCTCGAAAAAGAAAGGTCAAGAAGTCTGAAAAGAAAAAAGAAGGAGAGGCTGAAAGTGGGTAA
- a CDS encoding 30S ribosomal protein S14 translates to MVKQKPKKERKYGKGSRPCRRCGSYGPIIRRYGLNVCRQCFREVAKQLGFRKYQ, encoded by the coding sequence ATGGTTAAACAGAAGCCTAAGAAGGAACGCAAATACGGCAAAGGCAGTCGCCCTTGCAGAAGATGTGGCTCTTATGGTCCCATTATTCGCAGGTACGGCCTGAACGTGTGCCGCCAATGTTTCAGAGAGGTTGCCAAGCAACTGGGCTTCAGGAAATACCAATGA
- a CDS encoding ribonuclease P protein component 1, with translation MKAAATVVQGELIGLDAKVARSTNPSNMGISGKVIDETRNTLVIRHDDNDKIVAKETAVFHFTLPNGTVIEVEGNAILGRPQDRVKKKPKRRW, from the coding sequence ATGAAAGCCGCGGCAACAGTTGTTCAAGGCGAGCTAATCGGACTCGACGCGAAAGTTGCTAGGAGCACAAACCCCAGCAACATGGGCATCTCCGGGAAAGTAATAGATGAGACACGCAACACGCTTGTAATAAGACACGATGACAACGACAAAATAGTCGCTAAAGAAACAGCGGTTTTTCACTTCACACTGCCAAACGGCACCGTGATTGAAGTTGAAGGCAACGCCATACTTGGAAGACCTCAAGACCGAGTGAAGAAGAAACCGAAGAGACGGTGGTAA
- a CDS encoding 50S ribosomal protein L5: MSVEEAHKRQATNPMLKPRIEKVIVNMSVGKSGEPLEKAASVLEQLTRQKPCKRKAKKTIRDFGIRQGEPIACMVTLRKEKAKEFIKRALQAVENKVLKESFDQFGNFSFGIKEHIDIPGTKYLPELGIHGMDVSVTLSRPGQRVKRRHRTKSRVGIKHRMTPEEAINFVQDEFGIQVT; this comes from the coding sequence ATGTCGGTTGAGGAAGCGCATAAGCGACAAGCAACAAATCCCATGCTGAAGCCCAGAATCGAGAAGGTCATCGTTAACATGTCTGTGGGCAAATCTGGTGAACCTCTAGAAAAGGCAGCGTCTGTTCTCGAACAGCTGACTCGTCAGAAACCGTGTAAGCGAAAGGCAAAGAAAACTATTCGGGATTTCGGCATCAGACAGGGAGAACCCATAGCCTGCATGGTCACGTTGAGAAAGGAGAAAGCAAAGGAGTTTATCAAGAGAGCTTTACAGGCAGTTGAGAACAAGGTTTTAAAAGAGTCCTTTGACCAATTCGGCAATTTCTCCTTTGGCATAAAGGAACACATCGACATACCCGGCACGAAATACCTGCCCGAATTAGGCATACATGGAATGGACGTTTCAGTGACTTTGTCGAGACCTGGACAACGAGTCAAACGTCGGCATCGAACTAAATCACGGGTCGGAATCAAACATCGCATGACTCCCGAGGAAGCCATCAATTTTGTGCAAGACGAGTTTGGAATCCAAGTTACATGA